From the Colletotrichum lupini chromosome 1, complete sequence genome, the window TCTTGGCCCAAGAGCCTGTCTGTCGTACGTCAAGCATGATATAGCTCCAATGCTACTCAGCAGTCTTTCACATCTTATCATACGAGAGATCCGCATGCAGGTAAAAGTCATGGTGAAATCTATTGCGCGATATGCCCATGGTACAAAAGACAAGATCTTTCGGCGCCGCAAGCCGGACAGCGCCCACTACTGAGCAACCCGGCTTGACGAGCACCACTGGGGTGAAGGGGTGGAGGTACAAGGGGTAGGTTGGAGGTCCCAAAGGAAACTCTAGGGCCGGTTTGCTAGACATTTTCGTTCTCGTCTTCATCTCGTCTCGGCAACGacatttctctctctctctcgcgcGCGCGAAGCCCACTCTCGTAGAAATAGATACCAGTCGTCCAATGCCGCTAATGCGAATAATGGGCTCGGTCTCGAAAAAAGAAGATGAACCGCCGATGCCGTTCCGTCGTTCGTCGTCTACGATGTCAAGACTGGGGAAATGTTGCATTTACTTGAGCTTAGCCCAGAGCTTGGGGGCGGCGCACTGGGTGGCGCAGTGAGCAAGGTGGAAGACTACACCAGAATGTCAGCTTTCGTCGGCCCTGTAGTGAGCTTCTTTGACCGTCTGCCATTTGCCCatcatatatatatatatatatatatgacGGACAGGTGTAGAACTTGGTGACAACTTACACTCCTCAACGCAGTCCTCCTTGGCACCCTCCTCGCTGTCGGCAGCCGCCGTGACGCGCTCAACGCACTCGTCGTAGTGGTGCTTGGCCGGTGCGCAAGCCTTGGACTCCTCGCAGTCTGTCACCCAAAATCGTCAGCAACTCGTTCTGTAGAATTTCGAAATTTCGGACAATCGCGTTTAGCGGGTCGATAACGTTGGGAAGCAGGCGTTCGGGTGTCGATGCGGGAGCTCGCGAAATTGCTCATGTGCGTGTCATCGACTGTTTCCCGCCCAGCACACCGAATGTCGCGTATCGCCATCGAATCTTGTGTCGGGGATTCCGGGAGTGGTAAAAAAACAAGAACGAACCTTTCTCGAGCTGCTCCTTGGGGTCGAcggtctcctcctcctcctcctcttcctcttcttcctcctcctcttcctctgcctcctcctcctcggcctcggGCTCCTCCTTGGACTCCTCCTCAGCGGTCTCCTCCTCCTGGAGAAAGAAACATTAGTCAACGGTTCTTATTTGTCGAAAAAAAAACTGCAGAGCGAATGCGAAACGAGGACAGCGACGAAGGCGGGAACGTGATCATCGCCCAACCTCAGGCCATGCCTTGCAACAAATTGCGCGCAAAAAAAATAGCTTCGCTCACCTTCTCCTCGGCGGCAGGGGCCTCGGCCTCGACGGTGGCCCACGGCATGGCGGCCTCAGCGAGGTCCGTGATGGTATCCCAGAAACCCATTGTGGCGGAGGTGCGTGAATTGGCTTGACGTGATGTCGTGGATAGTGGTTGATTTGGGGTGGGAAGTCGGGAGCTTTCGGCAGAGACGTCGTAGGAACGAAAACTGGGTGTTCTGAATTCGGTCGTAAGTTATTCCCAATTGGCCCGTTTTGATTGGCTGCGGTGGAAAGGCTGGGTGACTAAGCGTCATCGACCGCGGGAACCGCCAAACGTGACCGTGGGCCGGAGCGCCAAGGATCTGCCGTTCCGATGCTACTACCTCCAGCCCGGTTACATCTATACCGGTACTTAC encodes:
- a CDS encoding ubiquinol-cytochrome C reductase hinge protein; this encodes MGFWDTITDLAEAAMPWATVEAEAPAAEEKEEETAEEESKEEPEAEEEEAEEEEEEEEEEEEEEETVDPKEQLEKDCEESKACAPAKHHYDECVERVTAAADSEEGAKEDCVEEFFHLAHCATQCAAPKLWAKLK